The sequence TTATCAACGGATGTTAATTGTAGAGAGAAGGTTGTGAGTTTTTTTAACGCAGAGGCTCACATAGTAATTCCTCTGACTTTGTGATCCTCTGCGCTGACTTTGCGATCCTTTGCGTTAAAAACCTACATCAAATGTATGCTAAAAATCACTAATTTAAATAAGTCTTACGGACGAAGCCAAGTTATCAAAAATTTAAATTTACATATTGATGTGGGAGAGGTTTATGGATTGCTGGGCGCAAATGGAGCCGGAAAAACAACCACAATTAATATTCTTTGTGATTTACTTCAGGCTGATAGTGGTGATGTGACACTCAATCATCAACCTGTTTCCACACAGACAAAAAAATTAATTGGAATTGCACCTCAAGAAAATTTGCTTTATCAAACTCTTTCTTGTGAAGAGAATCTGCATTTTTTTGCTCAAATTTATGGTTTGGGTAAGAAAATACGTCAGCAACAAGTAAGAGAAATTTTAGCATCTGTTGGTTTATTAGACAGAGCTAAAAGTCCTGTGGAAACCCTCAGTGGTGGGATGCAAAGACGATTAAATATTGCGGTGGCTTTGGTACATCAGCCGCAATTAGTAATTTTAGATGAACCAACCACAGGGTTAGATATTGAGGCGAGATATGCAATTTGGGAATTAATTCGCCAATGGAAAAATCAAGGAATTACAGTTTTAATTACGACTCATTTGTTAGATGAAGCTGAACGCCTTTGTGATAGAATTGGGATTTTAAAAAATGGACAAATTTTGGCTGAGGGGAGTTTAGCAGAGTTACGCAGATTGATTCCAGCCCAAGAGGTAGTTGTGATGCAAACTAAAGAGGAAGAAAAAGCGATCGCTAAAGCTCAAGAATATGGTTACGCTTATAGATATTATGGTGGTGAATTAGCTTTTTTATTACCAGTGCCTTTGGAATTAAAAGAAATTATTTCCCGGTTTGAAGGGATAGCAATTAATTCTATAACCCGTCAACCTGTGCGGTTGGAACATATTTATTTGGAAGTAACACAACCATAAATATCTATCTTCTTTAGCCCTAGTTCATAACAAAACTACATTACTTCCTAAAGGCATCACAGCCGTCGCAACATGAGTGATTTGTCTATCAGCGTTGTACCACTCTTTAATCAATACAAACTCTGTCACAGGATTGTAGAGCAAAACTTCTAAGGGCATCTTAAATTCAAAGCAATAATGCACTTCTCCATCTTGACTAAAGTATACAGCACCACGTCCATGCTTATAAAATCCAATCAAGGCGGTTTTAGCGAGAGTATTCCAAGAAACGTACTTCATAATGCTACTTTGTAAGAGACGGTATTTTCTTGAAGTTTTTAAAGTCACTTCATGAAATATATACTTAAGTGTCCCTTACTCGTCCGTATAAAAACTGAGATTATCCCAGAAGTCTGAAGTATCACGGATGTAGACAAATACAGGCTATAATAAATAAATTGGTAGATGCTGAGTGTTCAGTAGGCAAAGTGGTTTCAGAACAGCCTGCGGTAATATCCTTTGCGTCTACAGACTTCAGACTTCTGTTTATTTAACCCTGATTAGGTATAGCGAGAAAATTAAAGGCTTGGAATGGATAATCATGAGCTTGATCATACTTTTCAAAGCTCAGTGGTTGCCCGTTATTCAGAAAATCTTTCAGTAAAAATATTGTGTATGAATGTTGCTGAATGAAAAACTCAAAAAGTTGAGCAGTAGTAAAGTTGAAAGTAGCAATTTTTTCTCGCCCAGACTCGAACAAAACAATAGGACGATAGCGAGATAATGTTTTTTCAGCACCACGGAGTACGGCTAATTCTGCGCCTATCACATCGATTTTGATAAAATCAACGCGCTGTTCGGGGTTGAGGACGTTATCTAGTCTCTCTGTCTTGACAATAATTTTCTCAAGATTAGCATTGTCATCTTTTTTACTAGGAAGAAGTGCATTTACCCCTGATACTTGAGTATTAAGATAAAATGTTACTTCCCCAGGAGTATCACTGAGTGCTAATTGTTTAATCTCAACTTCAGAAAATTTTTGTTTCAACCATTTTGCTTTATATGGTGTTGGCTCGAAGGCTATGTGTTTTCCCTGGGGTGCGGATTCTAACATCACGTTCAGTAATGCACCTAAGTG is a genomic window of Fortiea contorta PCC 7126 containing:
- a CDS encoding ABC transporter ATP-binding protein — its product is MLKITNLNKSYGRSQVIKNLNLHIDVGEVYGLLGANGAGKTTTINILCDLLQADSGDVTLNHQPVSTQTKKLIGIAPQENLLYQTLSCEENLHFFAQIYGLGKKIRQQQVREILASVGLLDRAKSPVETLSGGMQRRLNIAVALVHQPQLVILDEPTTGLDIEARYAIWELIRQWKNQGITVLITTHLLDEAERLCDRIGILKNGQILAEGSLAELRRLIPAQEVVVMQTKEEEKAIAKAQEYGYAYRYYGGELAFLLPVPLELKEIISRFEGIAINSITRQPVRLEHIYLEVTQP
- a CDS encoding FkbM family methyltransferase, with the translated sequence MQEYLKHLLIRTPFQKPAEAIRSFAEAKEQKKYPELKEIHLEPERVEQVIRRVVNRSSNCVDIGCHLGALLNVMLESAPQGKHIAFEPTPYKAKWLKQKFSEVEIKQLALSDTPGEVTFYLNTQVSGVNALLPSKKDDNANLEKIIVKTERLDNVLNPEQRVDFIKIDVIGAELAVLRGAEKTLSRYRPIVLFESGREKIATFNFTTAQLFEFFIQQHSYTIFLLKDFLNNGQPLSFEKYDQAHDYPFQAFNFLAIPNQG